The window GAACAAAGGTTTGTCCAAGCACGCGCTGGCTAAGGGAATGGGCAAACAGGGCCGTCGGCCCAATGCCCGCAAGGCCGAGCGCCAGCCCCGCCGTCATGGGCGTCAGACCGAAAACCGCCGCCGTCGTGAGCGCGATGATCAGCGTCGGGACGGTGATGAAGAATTCGCAGCAGCGCAGCAATGCGCGCTCCTTCCAGCCACCCAGTACGGCAGCGCTGGTGCCGAGCAATGTCCCGCCGGTAAATGCGATGAAGCCAACCGAAAAAACCACCAGCGCCGTGCGCCACCCGCCCGCCATGATGCGGGACAGAAGATCGCGGCCGAGGTGATCGGTTCCCAGCAGGTGGCTCGCCGTCATGCCCGAATGACGGGCAAGAATATCCACCGCATCCGGATCATAGGGCTGCCAGAAGGTGCTCAGGAGCAGGAAAAGAAGCAATACGGCAAGTGCGGAATACCGGATCATCGCCCTAGCCGCGGATCGAGAAAACGTTGGAGTATCTGAACGATCAGGTTCATGAGGAGCAGCCACAGCGCGATGACCATGACATAGGCCTGCAAGACCATCTGGTCGCGAACCGCAATGCTCTGCACGAGAAATTGGCTGAGACCCGGAAGATTGAAGAGAATTTCCATGGTGGCGGTCGAACCGATCACCCAGCCAGCCTCCGAGCGGACCGCTGAAAGCAACGCATAAAAAGCACCGCGATGCGCGTGACGCCAGAGAGCCTGCCGGCGAGAAAGCCCCTTGGCGAGAGCGGTGCGGAAATAGGGCTGCCGCATGGTTTCCATCATGTCTCGCCGATAGACGCGCGCAAAGACGGCGGCCGAATGCGAGGCTATCAGCATGACGGGCAGCACGATCGCGGTGGCGTCGGTCGCGAAGGGACGTATCCATCGCAGCTGGACACCGAGGACCCAGAGCAGAACCAGCCCGAGCCAGAAACCTGGAACGGCCTGAACGAAGACTGAAAATGCGCGGCTTGCGCGGTCGGTAACTCCACCTGGCCGGGCCGCTGCGAAAAATCCGATCGGCACTGCGACGGCGATGGCGAGGAGCATGCCCGTAAGGCCGAGCATGAGCGAAACCGGAAGACGCTCACTAAACTCCGCGAAAACGGGTTCGCCGGTGCGGAAAGACCGCCCCCAGTCACCGATGACGAAATCCGCAAGCCAATGCAGATAACGCAGAAGAAGGGGCCGATCGAGGCCCCATTCTTCCCTCAGTGCAGCAACGGTTTCACTCGTTGCCGTCAGGTTCCATACCCTGATGGCGATTTGCACGGGATCGGCGGGCATGAGGGCAATAAGCGTGAAGGATGCAAGCGAAAGCGCAAGCATTGCCAGAGCAGAACGCATGCCGAACCGGAACAATTGCATCAGAACTACCTGATCTCGCCGATATCGGCGCGAAGGACATAATAGTCCGAACCCCAGGG is drawn from Agrobacterium tumefaciens and contains these coding sequences:
- a CDS encoding ABC transporter permease, with amino-acid sequence MIRYSALAVLLLFLLLSTFWQPYDPDAVDILARHSGMTASHLLGTDHLGRDLLSRIMAGGWRTALVVFSVGFIAFTGGTLLGTSAAVLGGWKERALLRCCEFFITVPTLIIALTTAAVFGLTPMTAGLALGLAGIGPTALFAHSLSQRVLGQTFVHATEALGVPPFRMIIRHLLPNILPLMVTHTGNQAGFAVTAYASLAFIGLGADPSKPDWGSMLFEYRVFIFDHPSLMIWPGVAIAMTVGTLNALFDTAD
- a CDS encoding ABC transporter permease — its product is MLALSLASFTLIALMPADPVQIAIRVWNLTATSETVAALREEWGLDRPLLLRYLHWLADFVIGDWGRSFRTGEPVFAEFSERLPVSLMLGLTGMLLAIAVAVPIGFFAAARPGGVTDRASRAFSVFVQAVPGFWLGLVLLWVLGVQLRWIRPFATDATAIVLPVMLIASHSAAVFARVYRRDMMETMRQPYFRTALAKGLSRRQALWRHAHRGAFYALLSAVRSEAGWVIGSTATMEILFNLPGLSQFLVQSIAVRDQMVLQAYVMVIALWLLLMNLIVQILQRFLDPRLGR